The Grus americana isolate bGruAme1 chromosome 8, bGruAme1.mat, whole genome shotgun sequence genome includes a region encoding these proteins:
- the RO60 gene encoding RNA-binding protein RO60 isoform X1, protein MEDEENQGQLLNEKQVPNSESGYVWHITDMNRLQRFLCFGSEGGTYYVKEQKLGFENAEALTRLIEEGRGCEVVQEIKTFSQEGRAAKQEPLLFALAICSQCSDAKTKQAAFKAVPEVCCIPTHLFTFIQFKKDLKEGMKCGMWGRALRKAVADWYNGKNGMAVASAITKYKQRSGWSHKDLLRLSHLKPASEGIAIVTKYITKGWKDVQEAYKDKAVSAETEKLLKYLEAVEKVKRTKDELEVTHLIEEYGLVREHLLTNHLKSKEVWKALLKEMSISVLLRNLGKLTANSVLEPRGSEVAIVCERLRNEKLLKKGRIHPFHILVALETYKTGHGSRGKLWWRPDEDILEALDASFYKTFKTVEPTGKRFLLAVDVSASMTQKVLGSVLNASTVAAAMCMVVARTEKDSHIVAFSHEMVPCPVTADMTLPQVLVKMYEIPMGTTDCSLPMIWAQKTQTAADVFIVFTDNETFAGNTHPATALREYREKMGIPAKLIVCGMTSNGFTIADPDDRGMLDICGFDTGALDVIRNFTLDLI, encoded by the exons ATGGAGGACGAGGAAAACCAAGGGCAACTCCTGAATGAAAAGCAGGTGCCGAACTCTGAAAGCGGATATGTGTGGCACATCACTGATATGAATCGACTCCAGCGTTTCTTATGCTTTGGTTCAGAAGGTGGTACTTACTACGTCAAGGAGCAGAAGCTGGgctttgaaaatgcagaagcTTTAACAAGACTGATTGAAGAGGGTAGAGGTTGTGAAGTTGTTcaagaaataaagacatttagTCAAGAAGGCAGAGCAGCAAAACAGGAGCCCCTGCTTTTTGCTCTTGCAATTTGTTCGCAGTGTTCTGATGCAAAAACGAAGCAAGCAGCATTTAAAGCTGTTCCTGAGGTGTGCTGCATACCAACCCATCTCTTTACTTTCatccaatttaaaaaagatCTGAAGGAGGGCATGAAATGTGGCATGTGGGGCCGTGCACTGAGGAAAGCTGTTGCAGATTGGTACAATGGAAAGAATGGCATGGCTGTTGCTTCAGCGattacaaaatataaacaaagaaGTGGTTGGTCTCATAAAGATCTTCTGAGATTGTCCCACCTAAAACCTGCCAGTGAAg gaATTGCTATCGTCACTAAATATATTACCAAAGGGTGGAAAGATGTCCAAGAGGCGTATAAAGACAAAGCAGTTTCTGCTGAGACTGAAAAACTCTTAAAGTATCTGGAGGCAGTGGAGAAAGTAAAACGCACAAAAGATGAATTGGAAGTTACTCATTTAATAGAGGAGTATGGTCTAGTTAGAGAGCATCTCCTGACAAACCATCTGAAATCTAAAGAG GTTTGGAAGGCATTGCTGAAGGAGATGTCCATATCTGTATTGTTGAGAAATTTAGGAAAACTGACAGCAAATTCAGTGCTTGAACCACGAGGTTCAGAAGTGGCAATAGTGTGTGAAAGACTGAGAAATGAGAAACTGCTAAAAAAG GGTAGAATACATCCATTCCATATTTTGGTTGCATTAGAAACCTATAAAACTGGACATGGAAGCAGAGGGAAGCTTTGGTGGCGTCCTGATGAAGACATTTTAGAAGCTTTAGATGCCTCATTTTACAAAACTTTCAAG aCAGTTGAACCAACAGGAAAACGCTTCTTACTTGCAGTTGATGTCAGTGCATCAATGACACAAAAAGTTTTGGGCAGCGTGCTCAATGCTAGCACAGTTGCAGCAGCAATGTGTATG GTTGTAGCACGTACTGAGAAGGATTCCCATATTGTTGCCTTTTCACATGAGATGGTCCCTTGCCCAGTGACGGCTGATATGACGTTACCTCAAGTATTAGTGAAAATGTATgaa attcCAATGGGTACCACTGATTGTTCCCTTCCAATGATATGGGCTCAAAAAACTCAGACAGCTGCTGATGTCTTCATTGTATTTACTGATAATGAGACCTTTGCTGGAAACACTCATCCTGCAACTGCTCTTAGAGAGTACAGAGAG AAAATGGGTATTCCTGCTAAATTGATTGTTTGTGGAATGACCTCAAATGGTTTTACGATCGCAGATCCAGATGACAGAGGCATGTTGGATATATGTGGCTTTGATACAGGAGCTTTGGATGTTATTCGAAACTTCACTTTggatttgatttaa
- the RO60 gene encoding RNA-binding protein RO60 isoform X2: MEDEENQGQLLNEKQVPNSESGYVWHITDMNRLQRFLCFGSEGGTYYVKEQKLGFENAEALTRLIEEGRGCEVVQEIKTFSQEGRAAKQEPLLFALAICSQCSDAKTKQAAFKAVPEVCCIPTHLFTFIQFKKDLKEGMKCGMWGRALRKAVADWYNGKNGMAVASAITKYKQRSGWSHKDLLRLSHLKPASEGIAIVTKYITKGWKDVQEAYKDKAVSAETEKLLKYLEAVEKVKRTKDELEVTHLIEEYGLVREHLLTNHLKSKEVWKALLKEMSISVLLRNLGKLTANSVLEPRGSEVAIVCERLRNEKLLKKGRIHPFHILVALETYKTGHGSRGKLWWRPDEDILEALDASFYKTFKTVEPTGKRFLLAVDVSASMTQKVLGSVLNASTVAAAMCMVVARTEKDSHIVAFSHEMVPCPVTADMTLPQVLVKIFQWVPLIVPFQ; the protein is encoded by the exons ATGGAGGACGAGGAAAACCAAGGGCAACTCCTGAATGAAAAGCAGGTGCCGAACTCTGAAAGCGGATATGTGTGGCACATCACTGATATGAATCGACTCCAGCGTTTCTTATGCTTTGGTTCAGAAGGTGGTACTTACTACGTCAAGGAGCAGAAGCTGGgctttgaaaatgcagaagcTTTAACAAGACTGATTGAAGAGGGTAGAGGTTGTGAAGTTGTTcaagaaataaagacatttagTCAAGAAGGCAGAGCAGCAAAACAGGAGCCCCTGCTTTTTGCTCTTGCAATTTGTTCGCAGTGTTCTGATGCAAAAACGAAGCAAGCAGCATTTAAAGCTGTTCCTGAGGTGTGCTGCATACCAACCCATCTCTTTACTTTCatccaatttaaaaaagatCTGAAGGAGGGCATGAAATGTGGCATGTGGGGCCGTGCACTGAGGAAAGCTGTTGCAGATTGGTACAATGGAAAGAATGGCATGGCTGTTGCTTCAGCGattacaaaatataaacaaagaaGTGGTTGGTCTCATAAAGATCTTCTGAGATTGTCCCACCTAAAACCTGCCAGTGAAg gaATTGCTATCGTCACTAAATATATTACCAAAGGGTGGAAAGATGTCCAAGAGGCGTATAAAGACAAAGCAGTTTCTGCTGAGACTGAAAAACTCTTAAAGTATCTGGAGGCAGTGGAGAAAGTAAAACGCACAAAAGATGAATTGGAAGTTACTCATTTAATAGAGGAGTATGGTCTAGTTAGAGAGCATCTCCTGACAAACCATCTGAAATCTAAAGAG GTTTGGAAGGCATTGCTGAAGGAGATGTCCATATCTGTATTGTTGAGAAATTTAGGAAAACTGACAGCAAATTCAGTGCTTGAACCACGAGGTTCAGAAGTGGCAATAGTGTGTGAAAGACTGAGAAATGAGAAACTGCTAAAAAAG GGTAGAATACATCCATTCCATATTTTGGTTGCATTAGAAACCTATAAAACTGGACATGGAAGCAGAGGGAAGCTTTGGTGGCGTCCTGATGAAGACATTTTAGAAGCTTTAGATGCCTCATTTTACAAAACTTTCAAG aCAGTTGAACCAACAGGAAAACGCTTCTTACTTGCAGTTGATGTCAGTGCATCAATGACACAAAAAGTTTTGGGCAGCGTGCTCAATGCTAGCACAGTTGCAGCAGCAATGTGTATG GTTGTAGCACGTACTGAGAAGGATTCCCATATTGTTGCCTTTTCACATGAGATGGTCCCTTGCCCAGTGACGGCTGATATGACGTTACCTCAAGTATTAGTGAAAAT attcCAATGGGTACCACTGATTGTTCCCTTCCAATGA